One segment of Polyangiaceae bacterium DNA contains the following:
- the dnaA gene encoding chromosomal replication initiator protein DnaA, with protein sequence MQGNSTAMEVWQRAMDQTRGRSPASFEQWFSSVQLGGIENGILTLVARDEFVRDWVKTHFLPDLVANLEHGLGEPVSVKWEISPKLQSPLCEPPSSRQPRPSSPPPPQETRSLAGPPSSRARLTTFLNPKHTFSNFVVGPSNELAYAAALASAGGGGPRYNPLFIAGGTGLGKTHLMHAIAHRLLEERPEARVIYVSAEHFTNEFIEALQHHKMDEFRARYRQQCDLFLLDDIQFLAGREQTQEEFFHTFNALRDADKPIVVTSDKYPQQLARMPERLVSRFTSGLVADIQVPQLETRVAIVRKKANIESIPLSDEVAVLLAQAVKSNVRELEGALIRLAAKSSLTGRSIDETFAMEELMRVAPARPDRMSVEDIQRVVCGHFRLSNAELLSKDRHKSVAFARQVAMYLCRQRLKCSFPELGRAFGNRDHTTVMSAVRRVEQLRAKDPQVNAHLEAIEQQLASSDE encoded by the coding sequence ATGCAGGGGAACTCGACAGCTATGGAAGTGTGGCAACGGGCAATGGACCAGACCCGGGGGCGGTCCCCGGCGTCATTTGAGCAGTGGTTCTCGAGCGTCCAGCTTGGTGGCATCGAGAACGGCATCCTCACCCTCGTAGCGAGAGACGAGTTCGTGCGGGACTGGGTCAAGACGCATTTCCTGCCCGATCTGGTTGCGAATCTGGAACACGGCCTCGGCGAACCCGTCAGTGTGAAGTGGGAGATCTCCCCCAAGTTGCAGAGCCCGCTGTGCGAACCGCCGAGCTCGCGCCAGCCCCGCCCATCGAGTCCTCCCCCACCCCAGGAGACGCGTAGCCTGGCCGGGCCCCCGTCGTCTCGGGCGCGTCTGACGACCTTCCTCAACCCGAAGCACACCTTCAGCAACTTCGTGGTGGGGCCTTCGAACGAGCTGGCCTACGCCGCCGCTCTGGCCTCGGCGGGCGGGGGCGGCCCCCGTTACAACCCGCTTTTCATCGCGGGCGGCACCGGCCTGGGCAAGACCCACCTGATGCATGCCATTGCGCATCGCTTGTTGGAGGAGCGGCCCGAAGCGCGTGTCATCTACGTCTCGGCAGAGCACTTCACCAACGAGTTCATCGAGGCGCTGCAACACCACAAGATGGACGAGTTCCGCGCTCGCTATCGGCAGCAGTGCGACCTCTTCCTGCTCGACGACATCCAGTTCTTGGCAGGACGCGAGCAGACCCAAGAAGAGTTCTTCCACACCTTCAATGCGCTGCGTGACGCAGACAAGCCGATCGTGGTGACCAGCGACAAGTACCCGCAACAGCTGGCCCGCATGCCAGAACGGCTGGTGTCCCGCTTTACCTCGGGCCTGGTGGCGGACATTCAAGTGCCTCAGCTGGAGACGCGAGTCGCCATCGTGCGCAAGAAGGCAAACATCGAGTCGATTCCCCTGAGCGACGAAGTCGCCGTGCTGCTTGCCCAGGCCGTGAAGAGCAACGTGCGCGAGCTGGAAGGCGCATTGATTCGCCTCGCGGCGAAGAGTTCCCTCACCGGGCGCTCCATCGACGAAACCTTCGCGATGGAAGAGCTGATGCGCGTGGCCCCTGCCCGCCCCGACCGCATGAGCGTAGAAGACATTCAGCGGGTCGTGTGCGGACATTTCCGCCTGTCCAACGCCGAGCTACTCAGCAAAGATCGGCACAAATCCGTGGCGTTTGCGCGCCAAGTGGCGATGTACCTCTGCCGGCAGCGCCTGAAGTGCAGCTTCCCCGAGCTGGGACGCGCCTTTGGCAACCGTGACCACACGACGGTGATGAGCGCGGTGCGTCGCGTCGAGCAATTGCGCGCCAAGGATCCCCAGGTCAACGCGCATCTCGAAGCCATCGAGCAACAGCTCGCGTCCTCCGACGAGTAG
- a CDS encoding cytochrome c maturation protein CcmE → MPDLDDELRQAMEESDAVPVTAPKDAPDAKKKTRGLNNVGLLVALVVIAGGILALVMTSFEDAAVYAKTVDQVVAEKDSLAGRTVRVTGTLVKGTLVRRDEPCEYRFRMQKNEKELAVRYAQCVVPDTFRDAPDMDVEVTAEGQLDDEGSLEATQIMAKCPSKYEMKEKAARGEARPHYDIPASAKN, encoded by the coding sequence ATGCCCGATCTGGACGACGAACTGAGGCAGGCGATGGAGGAGTCTGACGCGGTCCCCGTGACTGCGCCGAAGGACGCCCCGGATGCAAAGAAGAAGACCCGCGGCCTGAACAACGTCGGGTTGCTGGTGGCACTGGTCGTGATCGCCGGCGGGATCTTGGCCTTGGTCATGACGAGCTTCGAGGACGCGGCGGTCTACGCGAAGACCGTCGATCAAGTCGTGGCCGAGAAGGACAGCCTAGCGGGCCGCACCGTTCGCGTGACTGGCACCCTGGTCAAGGGCACCCTGGTGCGACGCGACGAGCCTTGCGAGTACCGCTTCCGCATGCAGAAGAACGAGAAGGAGCTCGCCGTGCGCTATGCGCAGTGCGTGGTGCCGGATACCTTCCGCGACGCGCCGGACATGGATGTGGAGGTCACGGCGGAAGGGCAGCTCGACGACGAGGGCAGCCTGGAAGCAACCCAGATCATGGCGAAGTGCCCCTCCAAGTACGAGATGAAAGAGAAGGCGGCACGCGGCGAAGCCAGGCCGCACTACGACATTCCCGCTTCTGCCAAAAACTGA
- the hemE gene encoding uroporphyrinogen decarboxylase, whose amino-acid sequence MWDRFLRACRRQPVDATPVWFMRQAGRYMAEYRAIREKHTLLEICRIPDLATEVTLQPVRAMPVDAAILFADILLPLEPMGAPFEFAKGEGPVFQAPVRTKAAIDALRVIEPREDLAHVMQAVKQIRGELDGKTPLIGFAGAPFTLASYLVEGGKSTNYAVAKRMMYNEPALWEQLMQKLSAVVREYLVAQVEAGAQAVQLFDSWIGALAPNDYADYVLPHVKHVLDGVKDLGVPVIHFGTGTATLLELQKQAGGSVIGIDWRVPLDQAHARLGDDVALQGNLDPICLYAEDEVLTRRVVEVVQKGRTAPGHIFNLGHGILPDMSPDRIRFVADLVHEKSQR is encoded by the coding sequence ATGTGGGACAGATTCTTGCGCGCGTGTCGGCGACAGCCCGTCGACGCCACTCCCGTTTGGTTCATGCGTCAGGCCGGTCGCTACATGGCGGAGTACCGCGCCATCCGCGAAAAGCACACGCTGCTCGAGATCTGCCGGATCCCGGATCTGGCTACGGAGGTGACGCTGCAGCCAGTGCGCGCCATGCCCGTGGACGCCGCGATTCTCTTCGCTGACATTTTGCTGCCCTTGGAGCCCATGGGCGCGCCCTTCGAGTTCGCGAAGGGCGAAGGCCCCGTGTTCCAGGCGCCGGTGCGTACCAAAGCCGCGATTGATGCACTGCGCGTCATCGAGCCGCGCGAAGACCTGGCGCACGTGATGCAAGCCGTGAAGCAGATTCGCGGCGAGCTCGACGGCAAGACTCCGCTCATCGGCTTCGCGGGTGCGCCGTTCACCCTGGCGAGCTACCTGGTCGAGGGCGGCAAGAGCACGAACTACGCCGTGGCCAAGCGCATGATGTACAACGAGCCCGCACTTTGGGAGCAGCTGATGCAGAAGCTCTCCGCAGTGGTGCGCGAGTACCTCGTGGCGCAAGTCGAAGCTGGCGCGCAGGCCGTGCAGCTCTTCGACTCTTGGATCGGTGCCTTGGCCCCCAACGACTACGCGGACTACGTCTTGCCACACGTCAAGCACGTGCTGGACGGCGTGAAGGATCTCGGCGTCCCCGTCATTCACTTCGGCACGGGCACCGCGACGCTGCTCGAGCTGCAAAAGCAGGCGGGTGGCTCCGTGATCGGCATCGATTGGCGCGTTCCGCTCGATCAGGCCCACGCTCGGCTCGGGGATGACGTTGCGCTCCAGGGCAACCTCGACCCCATCTGCCTCTATGCGGAAGACGAAGTGCTGACACGGCGAGTGGTCGAAGTGGTGCAGAAGGGCCGTACCGCGCCGGGTCACATCTTCAATCTCGGTCATGGCATTCTGCCCGACATGTCGCCGGATCGAATTCGTTTCGTGGCCGACTTGGTGCACGAGAAAAGCCAGAGATGA
- the hemG gene encoding protoporphyrinogen oxidase: MTKRLVVLGAGVTGLTAAYAALRARPDAEVVVIEARDRIGGNIVTERSNGFLIDGGPDSFLRTKPDAVALCKELGLEDQLITPSEEAKKVYIVHRGQLVQMPAGMALAVPTRVGPMLTTPLIGFPSKLRMLGDFLVRPKLDDEDESIAEFVSRRFGAGAAEKVASPLLGGIYAGDVGKLSIQSTFPQLVELEQKHGSLILGLMKAQAKMRGAKEGTLPALRTWLSKPNESAPSPFYSLRGGMGSMISALAERIPRVRTGVGATRVVASGTRYQVHLSDDSVLDADAVIVAAPAHAAAEILPSAFAADLSAIPYLSTATVFLAYSRAKVTQDLDGMGFVAPRGEAKIMAGTWVSSKWEGRAPADAVLLRAFIGGARDDVDVETSTDAELVRVAQDELTRLMGALPQPLFHRVFRYHRANPQPIVGHGKRLGRLDDLLRAAPGLALAGAAYRGVGIPDCVRQGREAAERVLEQL, translated from the coding sequence ATGACCAAGCGACTCGTCGTGCTCGGGGCCGGGGTGACGGGCCTGACAGCTGCCTACGCCGCCCTGCGAGCGCGTCCCGACGCGGAAGTCGTGGTCATCGAGGCCCGCGACCGCATCGGCGGCAACATCGTTACCGAGCGCAGCAACGGCTTCTTGATCGACGGAGGCCCCGACTCGTTCTTGCGCACCAAGCCCGACGCCGTGGCATTGTGCAAGGAGCTCGGTCTCGAAGACCAGCTGATCACTCCGAGCGAGGAGGCCAAGAAGGTCTACATCGTCCATCGCGGACAGCTGGTGCAAATGCCAGCGGGGATGGCGCTGGCGGTACCGACGCGGGTTGGACCGATGCTCACTACGCCGCTGATCGGCTTTCCCTCCAAGCTGCGCATGCTCGGGGACTTCCTGGTTCGTCCCAAGCTGGACGACGAAGACGAGTCCATCGCCGAGTTCGTCTCGCGGCGTTTTGGCGCCGGGGCCGCCGAGAAAGTCGCTTCCCCTCTCTTGGGAGGCATCTATGCCGGAGATGTCGGCAAGCTATCGATTCAATCGACCTTCCCACAACTCGTAGAGCTGGAGCAGAAGCACGGCAGTCTGATCCTGGGGCTGATGAAAGCGCAGGCGAAGATGCGTGGTGCGAAGGAGGGAACCCTGCCGGCGTTGCGCACCTGGCTGTCGAAGCCGAACGAAAGCGCACCGAGTCCCTTCTACTCGTTGCGTGGCGGCATGGGCAGCATGATCAGCGCACTGGCCGAGCGCATTCCCAGGGTGCGCACCGGCGTCGGTGCCACGCGCGTCGTGGCGTCGGGGACGCGCTACCAAGTGCACTTGAGCGACGACAGCGTACTGGACGCGGACGCCGTGATCGTTGCGGCACCTGCGCACGCCGCCGCGGAGATTCTGCCTTCCGCGTTCGCTGCGGACTTGTCTGCGATTCCCTATCTCTCCACGGCGACGGTGTTCCTGGCCTATTCACGAGCGAAGGTCACCCAGGACCTCGACGGCATGGGATTCGTTGCGCCCCGTGGGGAAGCGAAGATCATGGCCGGCACTTGGGTCTCGAGCAAGTGGGAGGGGCGCGCCCCAGCCGACGCCGTGCTGCTGCGCGCGTTCATCGGTGGCGCGCGTGACGACGTGGATGTGGAGACCAGTACTGATGCCGAACTGGTGCGTGTCGCTCAGGACGAGCTCACACGTCTGATGGGTGCGCTGCCGCAGCCCTTGTTCCACCGCGTGTTTCGCTACCATCGCGCCAACCCACAGCCGATCGTCGGTCACGGCAAGCGCCTGGGTCGCCTCGACGACTTGCTGCGGGCGGCGCCGGGTCTGGCTCTGGCCGGAGCGGCCTACCGCGGCGTGGGCATTCCGGACTGCGTTCGCCAGGGACGCGAGGCCGCCGAACGGGTGCTCGAGCAGCTGTAG
- a CDS encoding sigma-70 family RNA polymerase sigma factor, translated as MDESESRFIERLRAHDERAFNELVELYEQRVFRLVFRMLGRRDEAEDMAQEVFVQVFKAIGTFRGDSKLGTWVYRIAVNLCKNRIKYLARRHEGAQQELEPHAERAPLSEAKGVTFGDVARPDHMVEGMQAERIVQLAMTELEADFREVLILRDVEDLSYEEIAEITGLPDGTVKSRIHRARSMLKARVERALGEKIR; from the coding sequence GTGGACGAGAGCGAAAGTCGATTCATCGAGCGCCTGCGAGCCCACGACGAGCGCGCCTTCAACGAGCTCGTCGAGCTCTACGAGCAGCGCGTGTTCCGTCTGGTGTTCCGGATGCTGGGTCGGCGCGACGAGGCCGAGGACATGGCGCAAGAAGTCTTCGTCCAGGTCTTCAAGGCGATCGGCACCTTTCGCGGCGACTCCAAGCTGGGAACTTGGGTCTATCGCATTGCCGTCAACCTCTGCAAGAATCGCATCAAGTACCTGGCGCGTCGCCACGAAGGAGCACAGCAAGAACTCGAGCCCCACGCGGAGCGCGCCCCCCTGAGTGAAGCCAAAGGCGTCACTTTCGGCGACGTGGCTCGCCCCGATCACATGGTGGAGGGTATGCAGGCCGAGCGCATCGTGCAGCTCGCCATGACCGAGCTGGAAGCGGACTTTCGCGAGGTCCTGATCCTGCGAGACGTCGAAGATCTCAGCTATGAGGAGATCGCCGAGATCACCGGCCTGCCTGACGGAACCGTGAAGAGTCGAATCCACCGCGCGCGCAGCATGCTCAAGGCGCGTGTGGAGCGGGCACTTGGGGAGAAGATCCGATGA
- a CDS encoding Stp1/IreP family PP2C-type Ser/Thr phosphatase, translating to MSRPLRIEVAGQTDVGRKRNHNEDNFAIMAEYGLYVVADGMGGHASGEVASKMAVDALQEFFAATADDPERTWPYKMDRSKGYEENRLVTGIKLCNLRIYETAQRNAKQRGMGTTLVTLFAVEDGIYLAHVGDSRIYRLRDDKIEQLTEDHSLLNDYKKMKRLTEEEIANFPHKNVIVRALGMKDTVKVDTRFETPRAGDTMLLCTDGLSGPVTDERMLEIIQNAPDLPTATNRLIEAANENGGPDNITCILARWIE from the coding sequence GTGTCACGGCCGCTTCGCATCGAGGTCGCGGGCCAGACTGATGTCGGCCGCAAGAGGAACCACAATGAGGACAACTTCGCCATCATGGCGGAGTACGGACTCTACGTAGTGGCCGACGGCATGGGCGGACACGCCTCCGGAGAGGTCGCGTCGAAGATGGCAGTCGACGCACTGCAGGAGTTCTTCGCCGCGACGGCGGACGACCCGGAGCGTACCTGGCCGTACAAGATGGACCGCTCCAAGGGTTACGAAGAGAACCGCTTGGTGACCGGGATCAAGCTCTGCAACCTGCGCATCTACGAGACCGCGCAGCGCAATGCCAAGCAGCGCGGCATGGGAACGACCTTGGTCACGCTGTTCGCGGTCGAGGACGGCATCTACCTGGCCCACGTCGGTGACAGCCGCATCTACCGGCTTCGTGACGACAAGATCGAGCAGTTGACCGAAGACCACTCGCTGCTGAACGACTACAAGAAGATGAAGCGATTGACCGAAGAGGAGATCGCCAACTTCCCCCACAAGAACGTGATCGTCCGTGCCTTGGGCATGAAGGACACGGTGAAGGTGGACACCCGCTTCGAGACGCCGCGTGCAGGGGACACCATGCTGCTGTGCACGGACGGACTGAGCGGTCCCGTGACCGACGAGCGCATGCTGGAGATCATCCAGAACGCGCCGGATCTGCCCACGGCCACCAATCGCTTGATCGAGGCCGCCAACGAGAACGGCGGGCCCGACAACATCACCTGCATCCTCGCGCGCTGGATCGAGTAA
- a CDS encoding PDZ domain-containing protein has translation MIFLEVIRLSRSQRHAGGVTIRRRVGVALFALTLSAPTWAQSAPGQGEAARSAAQAARTAANAADQAADASLDGITDHDGAPKSKVEKARDGVVTLERGGKVLGLGTVLAGDGRILTALSPLGHGNNVDARFADGSVARVKVGHTDRAWDLALLIPQNGRWKKGLRASRSTATDLGSQLRTYSVISAKELAPARTIIKGARTLVGGDNELLNDALELSSRLKSTDVGSPILDDKGDVVAVVARACAPVPNQNCARVPYGVPTPAIKAFLRTVPANAVPPAPWLGIQGAAEDSGPARGVRVLSVHPRSSAAAAGLKGGRDASKSDVIVAIDGVPVLTPEALADAINRRAVGDSVELLILGGGKYRRATLSLQPGPQQAKARPVSRPKSPTR, from the coding sequence ATGATTTTTCTTGAAGTAATCCGTCTCTCGAGAAGCCAGCGCCACGCTGGGGGTGTAACCATTCGTCGACGCGTGGGGGTGGCGCTGTTTGCGCTCACCCTGAGCGCGCCAACCTGGGCCCAGTCGGCTCCAGGCCAGGGGGAGGCCGCGAGGTCGGCCGCCCAGGCTGCCCGCACCGCTGCGAATGCCGCGGACCAGGCCGCTGACGCCAGCCTGGACGGCATCACGGATCACGATGGCGCTCCCAAGAGCAAAGTGGAGAAGGCCCGGGACGGAGTGGTGACCCTGGAGCGCGGGGGCAAGGTGCTCGGCCTCGGCACGGTGCTCGCGGGCGATGGCCGCATCCTCACCGCGCTCTCGCCCCTGGGACACGGCAACAACGTGGATGCACGCTTTGCAGATGGCAGCGTGGCGCGAGTCAAAGTGGGGCACACGGATCGCGCTTGGGATCTCGCGCTGTTGATTCCGCAGAACGGTCGTTGGAAGAAGGGCCTCCGCGCGTCACGCAGTACAGCGACGGACTTGGGGAGCCAACTGCGCACCTACAGCGTCATCAGTGCGAAGGAGCTCGCACCGGCACGCACCATCATCAAGGGAGCGCGCACGCTGGTCGGTGGTGACAACGAACTCTTGAACGACGCCCTCGAGCTATCGAGTCGTCTCAAGAGCACTGACGTGGGCAGCCCCATCCTCGACGACAAGGGTGACGTGGTCGCCGTCGTCGCGCGCGCGTGCGCCCCAGTCCCGAATCAGAATTGCGCGCGCGTGCCCTACGGCGTGCCGACCCCAGCCATCAAAGCGTTCTTGCGTACGGTGCCCGCCAACGCAGTGCCGCCAGCACCGTGGCTAGGGATCCAAGGCGCTGCGGAGGACTCCGGTCCGGCGCGCGGTGTGCGCGTGCTCTCCGTGCATCCGCGCAGCTCGGCCGCCGCGGCGGGGCTCAAAGGCGGACGCGATGCGAGCAAGTCCGACGTGATCGTCGCCATCGACGGAGTACCTGTTCTGACGCCCGAGGCCCTGGCCGACGCCATCAACCGCCGGGCCGTGGGGGACAGCGTGGAGCTGCTGATCCTCGGTGGGGGCAAGTACCGCCGGGCCACCCTGTCGCTCCAGCCCGGCCCCCAGCAGGCCAAGGCTCGGCCCGTTTCTCGGCCTAAATCGCCGACTCGCTAG
- a CDS encoding proprotein convertase P-domain-containing protein — MTKAAWLLSGLALLAGCRAEVADAGGPDWGASSEAAIVEGTPDALGVVGLLNATTTTLYVLDELVPLNRKAAENLIAHRNGPDGILGTADDDRFDDVAEVDAVPYVGPAALASLLAYAELKGFVPQDGDLLGVYDNVAFTVNEANATLDFANSAEPQILDEAVGLDKRAVDSILAARPLQSMPHLASLYFVGHSAMLKLREYPKTLPPPAPTGTTANGMDCHAHEECQSGLCAGLTLPYYSNGFCMEAWTANTFTSAAPMSIPDDASSASSAIVVSGLATVPMDVVVDLEIDHPRKQDLRVVLHQPGGAEAVLWNHQEAPPTHIVAPSGIEGDNMVNGEWSLEITDTVSGQAGTLKSWKMWISSNWD, encoded by the coding sequence ATGACCAAGGCGGCATGGCTTCTCAGTGGGTTGGCGTTGCTGGCAGGTTGCCGCGCGGAAGTAGCGGACGCCGGCGGGCCGGACTGGGGCGCGAGCAGCGAAGCCGCCATCGTCGAAGGGACGCCCGACGCCCTTGGCGTAGTGGGGCTGCTCAACGCCACCACGACGACCCTCTACGTGCTCGACGAGCTGGTGCCCCTCAACCGCAAAGCGGCCGAGAACTTGATTGCGCATCGCAACGGTCCCGACGGGATCCTCGGCACCGCCGACGATGATCGCTTTGACGACGTGGCCGAGGTCGACGCGGTTCCCTACGTGGGCCCCGCCGCCCTGGCCAGTCTTCTCGCCTATGCCGAGCTGAAGGGGTTCGTGCCCCAGGACGGCGACTTGTTGGGCGTGTACGACAACGTGGCGTTCACGGTGAACGAGGCGAATGCGACCCTCGACTTCGCCAACAGCGCGGAGCCACAAATCCTCGACGAGGCCGTCGGACTCGACAAGCGTGCCGTCGATTCCATTCTCGCAGCGCGCCCGTTGCAGAGCATGCCTCATCTCGCGAGTCTCTACTTCGTTGGGCATTCTGCGATGTTGAAGCTGCGCGAATATCCAAAGACCCTTCCGCCTCCGGCTCCGACCGGCACCACGGCCAACGGCATGGATTGCCACGCTCACGAAGAGTGCCAGAGCGGTCTCTGTGCGGGGCTCACCTTGCCCTACTACAGCAATGGCTTCTGCATGGAGGCATGGACCGCCAACACGTTCACCAGCGCTGCACCCATGAGCATTCCCGATGATGCGAGTTCCGCCAGCAGCGCGATCGTCGTCAGTGGTCTCGCCACGGTGCCCATGGACGTCGTCGTCGATCTGGAGATCGACCACCCGCGCAAACAAGATCTGCGCGTGGTGCTCCATCAGCCCGGCGGCGCCGAGGCCGTCCTGTGGAATCACCAAGAAGCGCCGCCAACCCACATCGTGGCGCCGAGTGGCATCGAGGGCGACAACATGGTCAATGGCGAGTGGAGCCTGGAGATCACTGATACGGTCAGCGGTCAGGCCGGAACCCTGAAGAGCTGGAAGATGTGGATCAGCTCGAACTGGGACTGA
- a CDS encoding sulfatase-like hydrolase/transferase, with protein MHLRTLACLGSVALLGACGTARGGSTAPLETPQPTAPPPSAATGSTSSNAAAEPTPTVTKPPAPTPPYNVLYITIDALRADMPWAGYPRDIAPWLTKFAERATLYPRSYSLSSYTAKSVVPTLCGKYPSELKRDGYFFTRWYDENELVSERAQAKGVRTLAGNGHGYFMPPYGVNQGFDDYRLLKGTFLDNTGVQDVNSDRLNAMAKEMLSDPKNVDASGKRPFFAYFHFLDPHYRYVKHKESPDFGNKRRDLYDNEVHFTDRWVGDLVDWALAQPWGKHLAVIISADHGEGFGERGHYRHAYEVWESLVRVPLFIYVPEAKPRRIETPRSAIDLAPTIAELLNLPVDGYRGVSLLPEVFGAEATPRPVVVDLPRADLMDKRRAVIDGDYKLVVFGDDDGFQLFKVSDDYAEKNELHKKEPEVFARMRKLYKELSEQIVTTPVVGGASLKGAPTGQRY; from the coding sequence ATGCACTTGCGCACATTAGCTTGCCTGGGCTCCGTTGCACTGCTGGGGGCGTGCGGCACCGCGCGGGGCGGAAGCACAGCGCCGCTCGAGACTCCGCAGCCCACGGCGCCACCTCCCTCTGCGGCGACCGGCAGCACGAGTTCGAACGCGGCTGCGGAACCGACGCCGACCGTGACGAAGCCGCCAGCGCCGACCCCACCCTACAACGTGCTGTACATCACCATCGATGCGCTGCGCGCGGACATGCCTTGGGCTGGCTATCCCCGTGACATCGCACCCTGGCTCACGAAGTTCGCCGAGCGCGCCACGCTCTACCCGCGCTCCTACTCGCTTTCCAGCTACACCGCCAAGAGCGTCGTCCCAACTCTGTGCGGCAAGTACCCGAGCGAGCTCAAGCGCGATGGATATTTCTTCACTCGCTGGTACGACGAAAACGAGCTCGTCAGCGAGCGTGCGCAAGCCAAGGGCGTGCGCACCCTAGCGGGCAACGGTCACGGCTACTTCATGCCGCCCTACGGCGTGAACCAAGGCTTCGACGACTACCGTCTGCTCAAGGGCACGTTCCTGGACAACACCGGCGTGCAAGACGTCAACAGCGATCGCTTGAACGCAATGGCCAAGGAGATGCTGTCGGATCCGAAGAACGTGGACGCCAGCGGCAAGCGTCCCTTCTTCGCCTACTTCCATTTCCTGGATCCCCACTACCGCTACGTGAAGCACAAGGAGTCCCCCGACTTCGGCAACAAGCGCCGGGACCTCTACGACAACGAGGTCCACTTCACGGATCGCTGGGTGGGGGACCTGGTGGATTGGGCCCTGGCCCAACCCTGGGGCAAGCATCTCGCCGTGATCATCAGTGCAGATCACGGCGAGGGGTTCGGTGAACGCGGCCACTACCGCCACGCCTATGAAGTGTGGGAGAGCCTGGTCCGCGTTCCACTGTTCATCTACGTGCCCGAGGCGAAGCCGCGGCGCATCGAGACGCCCCGCAGCGCCATCGATTTGGCACCCACCATCGCGGAGCTGCTCAATCTTCCCGTCGACGGCTATCGCGGCGTGAGTCTACTGCCCGAGGTCTTCGGCGCGGAAGCGACGCCGCGCCCAGTGGTCGTGGATCTGCCGCGCGCCGACTTGATGGACAAACGCCGAGCCGTCATCGACGGTGACTACAAGCTCGTGGTCTTCGGCGACGACGACGGGTTTCAGCTGTTCAAGGTGAGCGACGACTACGCCGAGAAGAACGAGCTGCACAAAAAGGAGCCCGAGGTCTTCGCGCGCATGCGCAAGCTGTACAAAGAGCTCTCCGAGCAGATCGTGACCACGCCGGTCGTGGGCGGCGCGTCCCTCAAAGGCGCACCCACGGGACAGCGGTACTAG
- the rpiA gene encoding ribose-5-phosphate isomerase RpiA — protein MSDDAKRRAAEAALELLPESGVIGLGTGSTAKLFIEGVGRLVAAGRKLVGVPTSLQSARQAESLGIPLLDATGPWEIEVTVDGADEVSAALDLIKGGGACHAREKIVAAASKRNVIVVDESKLSERLGQRWAVPVEVLEFGHAATAKLLGSFGTPVLRVKDGAVVRTDANNLIYDLAAGVIEDPAGLEAALANVPGVVESGLFVGRASTVLVAGESSVRRLDRSA, from the coding sequence ATGAGTGACGACGCAAAGCGCCGCGCGGCCGAGGCGGCCCTGGAGCTCCTGCCCGAAAGTGGTGTGATCGGGCTCGGCACGGGCTCAACGGCCAAGCTGTTCATCGAAGGCGTGGGTCGCTTGGTGGCGGCGGGTCGGAAGCTCGTGGGTGTGCCCACCAGTCTGCAGAGCGCGCGCCAGGCCGAGAGCCTGGGCATTCCGTTACTCGACGCGACAGGCCCATGGGAAATTGAAGTGACCGTCGACGGTGCGGACGAAGTCAGCGCCGCTCTGGATTTGATCAAGGGCGGCGGCGCTTGTCACGCGCGGGAGAAGATCGTCGCGGCCGCATCGAAGCGCAACGTGATCGTCGTGGACGAGAGCAAGCTGAGCGAGCGACTCGGGCAGCGCTGGGCAGTACCCGTGGAGGTGCTGGAGTTCGGACATGCCGCCACGGCCAAGCTTCTTGGAAGCTTTGGCACACCGGTGCTGCGCGTCAAAGATGGCGCTGTCGTGCGCACCGACGCGAACAACCTGATCTACGACCTCGCCGCAGGCGTAATCGAGGATCCCGCTGGGCTCGAAGCCGCACTGGCCAACGTGCCTGGAGTCGTCGAGAGCGGCCTGTTCGTCGGCCGCGCGTCTACCGTGCTCGTGGCCGGCGAAAGCAGCGTTCGCCGCTTGGATCGCAGCGCGTGA